A genomic stretch from Polaromonas hydrogenivorans includes:
- the badH gene encoding 2-hydroxycyclohexanecarboxyl-CoA dehydrogenase, translated as MKNLENKTVIVTGGGGGIGGATCRRFAAEGAKVAVFDMNVEAAQRVVDEIKAAGGIAQAFKCNITDRAEVDAAVAAAEAALGPIAVLVNNAGWDVFKPFLKTVPSEWDQLIAINLTGALHMHHAVLPGMAERKYGRIVNVASDAARGGSSGEAVYAACKGGLVALSKTLAREHARQGITVNVVCPGPTDTALLSGMAEGARDPSKLIEAFRSAIPLGRLGQPDDLAGAIVFFGSDDAAFITGQVISVSGGLTMHG; from the coding sequence ATGAAGAATCTGGAAAACAAGACGGTCATCGTGACTGGCGGCGGCGGCGGCATTGGCGGCGCGACCTGCCGCCGTTTTGCCGCGGAAGGCGCCAAGGTCGCCGTGTTCGACATGAACGTCGAAGCGGCCCAGCGCGTGGTGGACGAGATCAAGGCCGCTGGCGGTATCGCCCAGGCCTTCAAGTGCAACATCACCGACCGCGCCGAAGTCGATGCCGCCGTGGCGGCCGCCGAAGCAGCGCTGGGCCCCATCGCCGTGCTGGTGAACAACGCCGGCTGGGACGTCTTCAAGCCCTTCCTCAAGACCGTCCCTAGCGAGTGGGACCAGCTGATCGCCATCAACCTGACCGGCGCGCTGCACATGCACCATGCGGTGCTGCCCGGCATGGCCGAGCGCAAGTACGGCCGCATCGTGAACGTGGCGTCTGACGCCGCGCGGGGCGGCTCGTCCGGCGAGGCCGTGTACGCCGCCTGCAAGGGCGGCCTGGTGGCCTTATCCAAGACCCTGGCGCGCGAACACGCCCGCCAGGGCATCACCGTCAATGTGGTATGTCCTGGCCCGACCGACACCGCCCTCTTGTCTGGCATGGCCGAAGGCGCCCGTGATCCGTCCAAGCTGATCGAGGCTTTCAGAAGCGCCATTCCCCTGGGCCGCCTGGGACAGCCCGACGACTTGGCCGGTGCCATCGTTTTCTTCGGCAGCGACGACGCCGCCTTCATCACCGGCCAGGTCATCAGCGTGTCGGGCGGCCTGACGATGCACGGCTGA
- a CDS encoding MarR family winged helix-turn-helix transcriptional regulator → MVYPNENAVSVRTELANRLFFRLYQCTNMLHKTGTRAVEAEGLTTQQWAVLGALSRPEAEGGMSVGDLARYLMVSRQNLAGLISRMERDGHIGSAPDGRDRRWRLVTMTASGREVWLVKAQPKIHDYYEQALDGFSTNDLTHTLHYLLKLLDNMKRLDDDKEPTLMNEP, encoded by the coding sequence ATGGTTTACCCTAATGAAAATGCTGTTTCGGTGCGAACGGAGCTGGCCAACAGGTTGTTCTTTCGTTTGTATCAATGTACCAATATGTTGCACAAAACAGGGACGCGTGCGGTGGAGGCTGAAGGCCTGACGACGCAGCAGTGGGCGGTGCTGGGGGCTTTGTCGCGGCCGGAAGCCGAGGGGGGGATGAGCGTGGGCGATTTGGCCCGCTACCTGATGGTGAGCCGCCAGAACCTGGCGGGGTTGATCAGCCGGATGGAGCGCGACGGGCATATTGGCTCGGCCCCCGACGGACGGGACCGCCGGTGGCGCCTGGTGACGATGACGGCCTCAGGCCGCGAGGTCTGGCTCGTGAAGGCGCAGCCCAAGATTCATGACTATTACGAGCAGGCGCTGGACGGGTTTTCCACCAACGACCTCACCCATACGCTGCACTACCTGCTCAAGCTGCTGGACAACATGAAGCGGCTCGATGACGACAAGGAGCCCACTCTGATGAATGAACCCTGA
- a CDS encoding addiction module antidote protein, whose amino-acid sequence MNPTAAEKLGIQPFDAAAYLRSDEDCALYLQACIEQAPDDAALFAKALGDIARARGMMQLARDTGLTREGLYKALGEQGNPSLSTVLKVLRALGMRLHIDARPEHA is encoded by the coding sequence ATGAACCCCACAGCCGCTGAAAAACTGGGCATCCAGCCCTTCGATGCCGCCGCCTACCTGCGCTCCGATGAAGACTGCGCCCTGTACCTGCAGGCCTGCATCGAGCAGGCGCCTGACGATGCCGCCCTGTTCGCCAAAGCACTGGGTGACATCGCCCGCGCGCGCGGCATGATGCAACTCGCCCGCGACACGGGCCTCACCCGCGAAGGGCTTTATAAAGCCCTGGGCGAACAGGGAAACCCAAGCCTGTCCACGGTCCTGAAGGTGCTGCGCGCGCTGGGCATGCGGCTGCACATTGATGCTCGGCCCGAACACGCCTGA
- the aliB gene encoding cyclohexanecarboxyl-CoA dehydrogenase yields the protein MNPNPYIDEDLQALGETVRRFATERVAPGFLERDKTRVLDRELLREMGGLGFICPELPEQFGGLGMGCLAAGVIHEEIARADLSFSYLNLLASLNGQILSKYGSPEIVAPWLKKLTAGEAICAIALTEPRGGSDAANLRLRMERDGDFYVINGEKTSISAADQADITVVFGRTGKPEDGAHGVTALLVPMDLPGLSTNRFDCHGQRAIGRGSIFFENVRVPVSHRLGDENKGFVQVMHGFDFSRSLIGLQVLAVARVALDETWEYITQRQAFGQPLSSFQGVTHPLAQFDTEVEGARLLCLQGLWLKDKGLPHTAEAGMAKWWGPKLAYDVIHQCLLCFGHGGYDRGLMEQRLRDVLGFQIGDGTAQIMKTVIARVRAGRKFVPA from the coding sequence ATGAACCCGAATCCTTATATTGACGAAGATCTTCAGGCGCTGGGCGAGACAGTTCGCCGTTTTGCCACCGAGCGCGTTGCGCCCGGCTTCCTGGAGCGCGACAAGACGCGCGTTCTGGATCGTGAACTGCTGCGCGAAATGGGGGGCCTCGGGTTCATCTGTCCTGAACTGCCGGAGCAATTCGGTGGCTTGGGCATGGGTTGTCTGGCCGCTGGCGTGATCCATGAGGAAATCGCCCGCGCCGACCTGAGCTTTTCGTACCTGAACCTGCTGGCCTCGCTGAACGGCCAGATCCTGTCCAAGTACGGCAGTCCCGAGATCGTGGCCCCCTGGCTGAAGAAGCTCACCGCAGGTGAAGCCATCTGTGCCATCGCGCTGACCGAACCCCGTGGCGGCTCCGACGCCGCCAACCTGCGCCTGCGCATGGAGCGTGACGGCGACTTCTACGTCATCAACGGCGAGAAGACCTCGATCTCGGCGGCCGACCAGGCCGACATCACGGTGGTGTTTGGCCGCACCGGCAAGCCCGAGGATGGCGCCCATGGCGTGACCGCCCTGCTGGTGCCGATGGACTTGCCCGGCTTGAGCACCAACCGCTTCGACTGCCATGGCCAGCGCGCCATCGGGCGCGGCTCGATCTTCTTCGAGAATGTGCGCGTGCCGGTCAGCCACCGCCTGGGCGACGAGAACAAGGGATTCGTGCAGGTGATGCACGGCTTTGACTTTTCGCGTTCACTGATCGGCCTGCAGGTGCTGGCCGTGGCCCGCGTGGCACTCGATGAAACCTGGGAATACATCACCCAGCGCCAAGCCTTCGGCCAGCCGCTCTCAAGCTTCCAGGGCGTGACGCATCCCCTGGCCCAGTTCGACACCGAAGTCGAAGGCGCCCGCCTGCTCTGCCTGCAAGGCTTGTGGCTCAAGGACAAGGGTCTGCCGCACACGGCGGAAGCCGGCATGGCCAAGTGGTGGGGGCCCAAGCTGGCCTACGACGTGATCCACCAGTGCCTGCTGTGTTTTGGCCATGGCGGCTATGACCGCGGCCTGATGGAGCAACGCCTGCGCGACGTGCTGGGCTTTCAGATCGGTGACGGCACGGCCCAGATCATGAAGACCGTCATTGCGCGCGTGCGCGCCGGACGCAAGTTCGTGCCGGCCTGA
- the badI gene encoding 2-ketocyclohexanecarboxyl-CoA hydrolase, with the protein MEFEDILYEVRNTVAWITINRPDKMNSFRGQTCDEIIKALNKAGYDKGVGAIVLAGAGDRAFCTGGDQSAHNGNYDGRGTIGLPMEELHTAIRDVPKPVIARVQGFAIGGGNVLCTICDLTICSDKAQFGQVGPKMGSVDPGYGTAFLARVVGEKKAREIWYLNRRYSGAEAVAMGLANVCVPHEELDATVQKWGEEIGERSPTAIAIAKRSFNADTAHQAGIAGLGMYALKLYYDTEESREGVNALKEKRKPDFRKFAK; encoded by the coding sequence ATGGAATTCGAAGACATCCTTTACGAAGTTCGCAACACCGTTGCCTGGATCACCATCAACCGCCCCGACAAAATGAACTCGTTTCGCGGCCAGACCTGCGACGAGATCATCAAGGCGCTGAACAAGGCGGGCTACGACAAGGGCGTGGGCGCCATCGTGCTGGCCGGCGCTGGCGACCGGGCGTTTTGCACCGGCGGCGACCAGTCGGCCCACAACGGCAACTACGACGGGCGCGGCACCATCGGCCTGCCCATGGAAGAACTTCACACCGCCATTCGCGACGTGCCCAAGCCGGTGATTGCCCGCGTGCAGGGTTTTGCCATTGGTGGCGGCAATGTGCTGTGCACGATCTGCGACCTGACGATCTGCTCGGACAAGGCCCAGTTCGGCCAGGTCGGCCCGAAGATGGGTTCGGTCGATCCCGGCTACGGCACAGCGTTCCTGGCCAGAGTAGTCGGCGAAAAGAAGGCGCGCGAGATCTGGTACCTGAACCGCCGCTACTCCGGTGCCGAGGCCGTGGCCATGGGCCTGGCCAATGTCTGCGTGCCGCACGAGGAACTCGACGCGACCGTGCAGAAGTGGGGCGAAGAAATTGGCGAGCGCAGCCCGACGGCCATTGCCATCGCCAAGCGCAGCTTCAACGCCGACACCGCGCACCAGGCCGGCATTGCCGGGCTGGGCATGTACGCGCTCAAGCTGTATTACGACACCGAGGAATCGCGTGAAGGCGTCAATGCGCTGAAGGAAAAACGCAAGCCCGACTTCCGCAAGTTCGCCAAATAA
- a CDS encoding alpha/beta fold hydrolase, translating to MAALTEAATSKFARIKEGNLDLQVHYNESGSGETVFMLHGSGPGASGWSNFHRNVEAIVDAGYRVILLDSPGWNKSDPIVVSSGSRADVNAASIKGLMDVLKIDRAHLVGNSMGGVNALAFALAYPERLGKMVIMGGGGVGPSLFQPMPLEGIKLLFGLYVDPTQENLKKMLDVFVFDPSQLTEELIKGRFENMMARRDHLENFVKSFQANPKQFPDHSLRLSEISAPTLVTWGRDDRFVPLDSGLRLIWGLQDAEFHVFSKCGHWAQWEHADKFNRLVLDFLKR from the coding sequence ATGGCAGCACTGACCGAAGCCGCGACCAGCAAGTTCGCGCGAATCAAGGAGGGTAACCTCGACCTGCAGGTCCACTACAACGAGTCTGGTAGCGGTGAAACCGTCTTCATGCTTCACGGTTCGGGGCCTGGCGCCTCGGGCTGGAGTAACTTTCATCGCAACGTCGAAGCCATTGTCGACGCGGGCTACCGCGTCATCCTGCTTGATAGCCCGGGCTGGAACAAAAGCGATCCCATTGTTGTGAGCAGCGGGTCGCGCGCCGATGTCAACGCCGCCTCTATCAAGGGCCTGATGGACGTGCTGAAGATCGATCGCGCGCACCTGGTCGGTAATTCGATGGGTGGCGTGAATGCGCTGGCCTTCGCGTTGGCCTATCCCGAGCGCTTGGGCAAGATGGTCATCATGGGCGGCGGCGGCGTCGGCCCCAGTCTGTTCCAACCCATGCCGCTGGAGGGCATCAAGCTGCTGTTCGGACTCTACGTGGATCCGACACAGGAGAACCTGAAGAAGATGCTCGACGTCTTCGTGTTCGACCCGAGCCAACTGACCGAAGAGCTGATCAAGGGCCGCTTCGAGAACATGATGGCTCGCCGCGACCATCTCGAGAACTTCGTCAAGAGCTTCCAGGCCAACCCCAAGCAGTTCCCCGATCATAGCCTGCGACTGAGTGAAATCAGCGCGCCAACGCTGGTGACCTGGGGCCGTGATGATCGCTTCGTTCCGCTGGACAGTGGGCTGCGTTTGATCTGGGGTCTGCAGGACGCTGAATTCCATGTGTTCAGCAAGTGCGGCCATTGGGCCCAGTGGGAGCACGCCGACAAGTTCAACCGCCTGGTTCTGGACTTCTTGAAGCGCTGA
- a CDS encoding aldo/keto reductase, whose translation MQYRQLGSSDLKVSVIGLGGNTFGPPRLSADESLRCIHRAGELGINFIDTAIKYGEGQSEAHIGRALEGNRHKWVVATKFNLAQLRADESVRARILRHCEISLQRLRSDYIDLYQIHLNAPGVDDEETLAVLAELVLAGKVRWIGECNYAAWRHAGAMHTARRHGWPVMVSCQNHYNLLRRHVEHETLPFCREQGVAFLPYFPLAGGFLTDKYVQGQPAPVGTRGAAGSPIVTNSRTARNEAIQSQLKEWAHVQGHSLGELAIAWLLSHPEIPSVIAGVSALEQVEQNVRAAEWVLTEAQRAEVDAIATWDGSGQLAEMLVP comes from the coding sequence ATGCAATACCGGCAACTTGGCAGTTCCGACCTGAAGGTCTCCGTAATCGGACTGGGTGGCAACACCTTCGGGCCGCCGCGGCTGTCGGCCGACGAGTCTTTGCGCTGCATTCATCGCGCGGGCGAGTTGGGTATCAACTTCATCGATACCGCAATCAAATACGGCGAAGGGCAGAGCGAGGCGCATATCGGGCGCGCACTTGAGGGGAATCGTCATAAGTGGGTTGTCGCCACCAAGTTTAATCTGGCTCAACTCCGGGCGGACGAGTCGGTTCGCGCACGCATCCTACGGCATTGCGAGATTAGCCTGCAACGCCTGCGCAGCGATTACATCGATCTCTACCAGATCCATTTAAATGCGCCCGGGGTGGATGACGAGGAGACTCTTGCCGTGCTCGCCGAACTGGTGTTGGCGGGCAAGGTGCGCTGGATCGGTGAATGCAATTACGCCGCCTGGCGGCACGCAGGTGCGATGCATACCGCGCGCCGCCATGGCTGGCCGGTCATGGTGTCTTGCCAGAATCATTACAACCTTCTGCGTCGCCACGTTGAGCACGAAACGCTGCCATTTTGCCGCGAGCAGGGCGTGGCCTTCCTGCCGTACTTCCCGCTGGCCGGCGGTTTTCTGACAGACAAATACGTACAGGGCCAGCCGGCGCCGGTCGGCACGCGGGGTGCGGCCGGCAGTCCGATCGTGACGAACAGCCGTACCGCGCGCAACGAGGCAATTCAGTCGCAGCTGAAGGAATGGGCCCATGTCCAGGGCCACTCGCTGGGCGAACTGGCAATCGCCTGGCTGTTGTCGCACCCAGAGATCCCCTCCGTGATCGCAGGTGTCAGCGCGCTGGAACAGGTAGAGCAGAACGTGCGGGCTGCCGAATGGGTGCTCACTGAGGCCCAGCGCGCCGAGGTCGATGCCATCGCCACCTGGGACGGCAGCGGGCAGCTGGCCGAAATGCTGGTGCCCTGA
- the aliA gene encoding cyclohexanecarboxylate-CoA ligase, producing the protein MEFDPVLIAPRRAHSVAQGFWHDKTINDDLDACVAACPDKLALTAVRAESGATTRFTYRELAAMADRVAVGLTRLGVDRNDVVACQLPNWWQFTITYLACSRIGAVMNPLMHIFRERELSFMLRHGEARVAIVPRVFRGFDFEQMVTALQPGLPELKHLVVVDGSGANSFDALLSGPAWESEADAQGILTRHRPGPDDVTQLMYTSGTTGEPKGVMHTANTTMANIIPYAERLQLDAEDVVLMASPMAHQTGFMYGLMMPIMLKASAVLLDVWEPLKGIDLIRAEGVTFTMASTPFLTDLARNVEESGKAVPTLRTFLCAGAPIPGALVEQARRVLGTKIVSAWGMTENGAVTLIKLDDDDERAFNTDGCPLPGVELKVVDGDGSALPAGQAGRLLVRACSNFGGYLRRPQLNATDADGWFDTGDLAQLDGQGYVRITGRSKDVIIRGGENIPVVEIEALLYRHPAIAMAAIVAYPDERLGERACAVVVPKPGQHIDLPSIVEFLKSQKVAVQYMPERLIVRDAMPSTPTGKIQKFRLRDMLRDGTV; encoded by the coding sequence ATGGAATTTGACCCCGTCCTGATCGCGCCCCGCCGGGCGCACAGCGTGGCCCAGGGCTTCTGGCACGACAAGACCATCAACGACGATCTGGACGCCTGCGTGGCCGCCTGCCCGGACAAGCTGGCGCTGACCGCCGTGCGGGCTGAAAGCGGCGCGACCACGCGATTCACCTACCGCGAACTCGCCGCCATGGCGGACCGCGTGGCCGTCGGCCTGACCCGTCTGGGCGTGGACCGCAACGACGTGGTGGCCTGCCAGCTGCCCAACTGGTGGCAGTTCACCATCACCTACCTGGCCTGCTCGCGCATCGGCGCGGTGATGAACCCGCTGATGCACATCTTCCGGGAGCGCGAGCTGTCCTTCATGCTCAGGCACGGCGAGGCCAGGGTAGCGATCGTGCCCAGGGTGTTTCGCGGTTTCGACTTCGAGCAGATGGTCACTGCCCTGCAGCCCGGCCTGCCCGAGCTGAAGCACCTCGTCGTGGTCGATGGCAGCGGCGCCAACAGCTTCGACGCGCTGCTGAGCGGCCCGGCCTGGGAAAGCGAAGCCGATGCGCAGGGCATCCTGACACGCCACCGGCCCGGCCCCGACGACGTGACGCAGCTCATGTACACCTCGGGCACCACGGGCGAGCCCAAGGGCGTGATGCACACGGCCAACACCACCATGGCCAACATCATTCCCTACGCCGAGCGCCTGCAGCTGGATGCCGAAGACGTGGTGCTGATGGCATCGCCCATGGCGCACCAGACCGGCTTCATGTATGGCCTGATGATGCCCATCATGCTCAAGGCCAGCGCCGTGCTGCTCGACGTCTGGGAGCCGCTCAAGGGTATCGACCTGATTCGCGCCGAAGGGGTGACTTTCACCATGGCCTCCACGCCCTTCCTGACCGACCTGGCAAGGAATGTGGAGGAGTCCGGCAAGGCCGTGCCGACGCTGCGCACCTTCCTCTGCGCTGGCGCCCCGATTCCGGGCGCGCTGGTGGAACAGGCGCGCCGGGTGCTGGGCACCAAGATCGTCTCGGCCTGGGGCATGACCGAAAACGGCGCCGTGACCCTGATCAAACTCGACGATGACGACGAACGCGCCTTCAACACCGATGGCTGCCCGCTGCCGGGCGTGGAACTCAAGGTGGTCGATGGGGACGGCAGCGCGTTGCCTGCGGGCCAGGCCGGCCGGCTGCTGGTGCGCGCCTGCTCCAACTTTGGCGGCTACCTCAGGCGGCCGCAACTCAACGCCACCGATGCCGACGGCTGGTTCGACACCGGCGACCTGGCCCAGCTGGACGGGCAAGGCTATGTCCGCATCACCGGCCGCAGCAAGGACGTGATCATTCGCGGCGGCGAGAACATTCCGGTGGTCGAGATCGAGGCCCTGCTGTACCGGCATCCGGCCATCGCCATGGCGGCCATCGTGGCCTACCCGGACGAGCGGCTGGGCGAGCGTGCCTGCGCGGTGGTGGTGCCCAAGCCGGGCCAGCACATCGACCTGCCCTCCATCGTCGAATTCCTGAAATCCCAGAAAGTCGCCGTGCAGTACATGCCTGAAAGGCTGATCGTGCGCGATGCCATGCCGTCCACGCCCACCGGAAAAATCCAGAAATTCAGGCTGCGCGACATGCTTCGCGACGGCACGGTTTAA
- a CDS encoding type II toxin-antitoxin system RelE/ParE family toxin, protein MLQILRTSEFDAWIGSLRDKVGQKQVLARLARLSLGHWGDCKPVGQEVTELRIDSGPGYRVYCWKEGATVVVALGGGDKSTQARDIAKAQGMVQLLKE, encoded by the coding sequence ATGCTTCAAATCCTGCGCACTTCTGAATTCGATGCCTGGATCGGCTCGCTTCGTGACAAGGTCGGCCAAAAGCAGGTTCTGGCGCGTCTTGCCCGCCTGTCGCTGGGCCACTGGGGCGACTGCAAGCCCGTCGGCCAGGAAGTGACCGAGCTGCGCATTGACTCCGGGCCCGGCTACCGCGTCTATTGCTGGAAAGAGGGCGCCACGGTCGTCGTCGCCCTGGGCGGCGGCGACAAGTCCACTCAAGCCAGGGATATTGCGAAGGCCCAGGGCATGGTCCAACTCTTGAAGGAATGA
- a CDS encoding MFS transporter, whose product MSAIPDHIEACAVAVPESRPGSHSTRTALAYGLPSAAIGFTYMLNQLYLMKYTTDVLMIAPAVMGIILAVSRIWDAVFDPIVGYLSDITRHRLGRRKLWILAGSVPLTLSFIATFIPLPGLGSAGLVAWMSVAVIVYFTALAAVMIPHMALGSELSTDYHMRSKIYGSRHVFFVLGSILSLVAMFAFIKAGKDGPEALRAVQDPIIIVSAIVCIVLIGCLLLGAPEPKENQGRVEKGFLKKFAHVWANRHARIILMTTFIENLGTAAISVMTVYFAQYVVGDPLVAPLFVLAFMVPSMLSVGFWVALSRRYGKSRLWLWSMMGTGLCFLGFFVTPFIDSYTWRLIVVFGATLGAGFANGCGGTMGPSILGDVVDADEHATGERKEGAYFAIWQTVVKGATGVMMMLAGFALQFSGFLPNQEQTMQVKLTITSLNGLLPFICFMIGAWVLKHFKLTPEEHARIRSDLDARRQCNPAA is encoded by the coding sequence ATGAGTGCTATTCCAGACCATATCGAAGCATGTGCCGTTGCGGTGCCGGAGTCACGACCGGGCAGTCACAGCACTCGCACGGCACTGGCCTACGGCCTGCCCAGTGCCGCCATCGGATTCACCTACATGCTCAACCAGCTGTATTTGATGAAGTACACGACCGATGTGCTGATGATTGCGCCAGCCGTGATGGGCATTATCCTGGCCGTCTCGCGCATCTGGGATGCCGTGTTCGACCCGATCGTGGGCTATCTCTCGGACATCACGCGCCATCGACTGGGTCGGCGCAAGCTGTGGATCCTGGCCGGTAGCGTTCCGCTCACGCTGAGCTTCATCGCCACATTCATCCCGCTGCCGGGTCTTGGCAGTGCTGGGCTGGTCGCATGGATGAGTGTGGCCGTGATCGTCTACTTCACGGCCTTGGCCGCAGTGATGATCCCGCATATGGCGCTTGGCTCCGAGCTATCGACGGATTACCACATGCGTAGCAAGATATACGGCTCGCGGCATGTATTTTTTGTCCTCGGCTCAATCCTGTCGCTGGTGGCGATGTTCGCCTTCATCAAGGCTGGCAAGGACGGGCCCGAAGCACTGCGAGCGGTACAGGATCCGATCATCATTGTCAGTGCCATCGTATGTATTGTTCTGATCGGATGTCTCCTGCTCGGTGCGCCTGAGCCCAAGGAGAATCAGGGCCGGGTGGAAAAGGGATTTCTGAAGAAGTTTGCGCATGTGTGGGCTAATCGCCACGCGCGCATTATCCTGATGACCACCTTCATCGAGAACCTGGGCACCGCAGCGATCTCGGTGATGACGGTCTATTTTGCGCAGTACGTGGTCGGCGATCCGCTCGTTGCACCACTGTTCGTCCTGGCCTTCATGGTGCCTTCGATGCTGTCGGTAGGCTTCTGGGTCGCGCTTTCCAGGCGCTATGGCAAGTCGCGCCTGTGGCTGTGGTCGATGATGGGTACGGGCCTTTGCTTCCTCGGCTTCTTCGTCACCCCCTTCATCGATTCCTACACCTGGCGCCTGATCGTCGTATTTGGTGCAACCCTTGGGGCCGGCTTCGCCAATGGCTGCGGCGGCACCATGGGGCCGTCCATCCTCGGGGACGTCGTGGATGCTGACGAGCACGCTACGGGCGAACGCAAGGAGGGGGCCTACTTCGCGATCTGGCAGACCGTTGTCAAGGGCGCGACGGGCGTGATGATGATGCTGGCCGGGTTCGCACTGCAGTTCTCCGGTTTCCTGCCGAACCAGGAGCAAACCATGCAGGTGAAACTCACGATCACCTCACTGAACGGCTTGCTGCCCTTCATCTGCTTCATGATTGGCGCCTGGGTGTTGAAGCACTTCAAACTCACACCCGAAGAGCATGCCCGCATCCGAAGCGATCTTGACGCACGCCGTCAATGCAATCCGGCCGCATGA
- a CDS encoding Bug family tripartite tricarboxylate transporter substrate binding protein: MTISRRRILQSTFCATPLLQFGPCALAQPGEIARIITGFPPGGTTDAISRRLAEKLQPGYARNVIVENRSGAGGQLAVQSMKSAPVDGATILFTPMSILGVYPHTYKRLPYDPVADLIPVSNVATYDYGLAVGPAVPANVTTVPQFMDWCKANPTKANFGSGATGSTLHFLGIILGRAAGIELTHVGYRGSASMLSDLAGGSLPACCSPVGDLLAYQAAGRLRVIGTSGSKRSRFLPKVATFAEYGYTDMVFNEWYGLFLAARTPQEYVQRLNTAVAGALAAPDVINALALLGMDATPSSSIELDAMLKIDTERWGKLVKSTGFTSET; the protein is encoded by the coding sequence ATGACCATTTCCCGTCGTCGCATTCTGCAATCGACTTTTTGTGCAACGCCGCTGCTTCAGTTCGGGCCCTGCGCTTTGGCGCAGCCGGGCGAGATAGCGCGCATCATCACCGGCTTTCCGCCCGGCGGTACCACCGATGCCATCAGCCGCCGTCTCGCGGAAAAGCTGCAACCAGGCTACGCCCGTAACGTCATCGTGGAGAACCGTTCTGGGGCCGGCGGCCAATTGGCAGTGCAGTCAATGAAATCTGCACCTGTAGATGGAGCGACGATTCTGTTTACCCCGATGTCCATTCTGGGTGTGTATCCGCACACGTACAAGCGGCTGCCCTATGATCCGGTGGCCGACCTCATACCGGTGTCGAATGTCGCGACCTACGACTATGGTTTGGCGGTTGGACCCGCAGTTCCGGCCAATGTCACAACCGTGCCGCAGTTTATGGACTGGTGCAAGGCAAATCCGACCAAGGCCAACTTCGGCAGCGGTGCCACGGGCTCCACGCTGCACTTTCTTGGCATCATTCTCGGACGGGCAGCAGGCATCGAATTGACACATGTCGGCTATCGAGGCTCCGCCAGTATGCTGAGCGATTTGGCCGGGGGCTCGTTGCCGGCCTGTTGCAGCCCGGTGGGTGATCTGCTGGCTTATCAGGCTGCGGGCAGGTTGCGGGTCATTGGAACCTCGGGGTCCAAACGCAGCCGGTTTCTACCCAAAGTCGCAACCTTTGCCGAGTATGGTTACACCGACATGGTCTTCAATGAGTGGTATGGGCTCTTCCTTGCTGCACGCACGCCTCAGGAGTATGTGCAGCGACTGAACACCGCCGTGGCAGGTGCCCTCGCGGCTCCGGATGTCATCAATGCATTGGCATTGTTGGGCATGGACGCCACCCCGTCCAGTTCGATCGAACTGGACGCCATGCTAAAAATCGACACTGAACGTTGGGGAAAACTGGTCAAGAGCACTGGATTCACAAGCGAGACCTGA